The Anaerotignum faecicola genomic sequence TGTGTACATCTCAATCCGATGCTCTTCAAACCGCACCAGCTGCCGGTGCATAAGCGGACCCCTTATGATTCTGAAGTATTGGACTGTTTTAATGAGAACAGCAAGCACTACGGCAATGCCAAGCCACAGTCCGATTCCGGCACACAGATCGGTGAGCCACCAGAGAATGGATGGGTCATGACCGCCGAGCAACA encodes the following:
- a CDS encoding YcxB family protein, which translates into the protein MRELEVQLSNKDIRRMMSDMRLKKDGMKESKILAVMLIIAFISLIYTVGVGLLLGGHDPSILWWLTDLCAGIGLWLGIAVVLAVLIKTVQYFRIIRGPLMHRQLVRFEEHRIEMYT